One window of Triticum dicoccoides isolate Atlit2015 ecotype Zavitan chromosome 5A, WEW_v2.0, whole genome shotgun sequence genomic DNA carries:
- the LOC119302611 gene encoding probable serine/threonine-protein kinase WNK9 isoform X1 — protein MDPVEAEEQQTEPPDDEAYAEADPTGRFIRVRAHAVLFRVPPSCALPFLLCCYKAFDKLEGDEVAWCQTRIDDSVMGSSEKMAQLNTEISLLKTLRHKNIQKLFASWIDENKKTVNIITELCTSGSLRQFRKKHNKVGMKAMRGWAIQILTGLEYLHSQEPAIIHRDLKCDNIFINGHDGQVKIGDFGLATFLHQRKMRSIKGTLEFMAPELFTGKYNELVDIYSFGMCMLEMVTCEYPYSECEGKPWIYKKISEGIKPAVLSKVEDAEVRGFIEICLAPAAERLCASELLKNCFLQKDKPIPAPAPPISVSLVSSVTKDGRQSASFMLWKGEFSLKGDMHVTDHVNLSLRFPDPSGCFKNAEFPFDVDQDTSLSVALEMVDTFGLPQGNMQIIAQLIEVFLLILIPEWVPCIAVGRVVVVPESANSHSYISKRIMNCRQLRLAVLG, from the exons ATGGATCCCGTGGAGGCGGAGGAGCAGCAGACGGAGCCGCCGGACGACGAGGCCTACGCCGAGGCAGATCCCACCGGCCGCTTCATCCGGGTACGTGCGCACGCTGTCCTCTTCCGAGTTCCTCCCTCTTGCGCGCTGCCGTTCTTACTTTGTTG CTACAAGGCCTTCGATAAGCTGGAGGGCGATGAGGTCGCGTGGTGCCAAACACGGATTGATGATTCTGTCATGGGTTCCTCAGAGAAGATGGCACAACTGAATACGGAGATCAGTCTGTTGAAGACGCTGAGGCACAAGAACATTCAGAAGTTGTTTGCCTCATGGATTGATGAGAATAAGAAGACAGTTAACATCATCACAGAGCTCTGCACATCCGGCAGTTTGAGGCA GTTTCGTAAGAAGCACAACAAAGTCGGTATGAAGGCTATGAGAGGATGGGCAATACAGATATTGACAGGGCTGGAATACCTTCACAGTCAAGAGCCGGCGATTATTCATAGGGATTTAAAGTGTGACAACATATTCATAAATGGTCATGATGGACAAGTGAAGATTGGCGACTTTGGTCTGGCGACATTTTTGCATCAACGGAAAATGAGAAGTATCAAAG GCACATTAGAGTTTATGGCACCAGAACTCTTCACTGGGAAATACAATGAGTTGGTGGATATATATTCATTTGGGATGTGCATGCTTGAAATGGTGACATGTGAATATCCATACAGTGAATGCGAAGGCAAGCCATGGATATACAAGAAAATTTCTGAA GGTATAAAACCAGCTGTGCTTTCCAAGGTTGAAGATGCAGAAGTAAGAGGTTTCATAGAAATCTGTTTGGCTCCGGCAGCTGAAAGACTTTGTGCAAGTGAGCTCTTAAAGAACTGTTTCCTCCAGAAAGACAAGCCTATCCCAGCGCCTGCGCCTCCTATTTCAGTCTCTCTGGTCTCGAGTGTGACTAAAGATGGGCGGCAGTCTGCCAGTTTCATGCTATGGAAGGGTGAATTCTCACTGAAAGGCGATATGCATGTCACCGACCATGTTAATTTATCACTAAGATTTCCTGATCCCAGTG GTTGTTTTAAGAATGCCGAGTTCCCGTTCGATGTGGACCAAGATACCAGCCTTTCTGTGGCTCTGGAAATGGTCGACACTTTCGGATTGCCGCAAGGGAACATGCAGATCATAGCGCAGCTGATTGAGGTGTTCTTGCTCATCCTGATCCCTGAATGGGTGCCCTGCATCGCTGTCGGACGGGTGGTTGTGGTTCCTGAGAGTGCAAACAGCCACAGCTACATCTCCAAAAGAATCATGAACTGCAGGCAGCTCAGATTGGCCGTCCTAGGATAG
- the LOC119302611 gene encoding probable serine/threonine-protein kinase WNK9 isoform X2 yields the protein MDPVEAEEQQTEPPDDEAYAEADPTGRFIRYDEILGSGAVKTVYKAFDKLEGDEVAWCQTRIDDSVMGSSEKMAQLNTEISLLKTLRHKNIQKLFASWIDENKKTVNIITELCTSGSLRQFRKKHNKVGMKAMRGWAIQILTGLEYLHSQEPAIIHRDLKCDNIFINGHDGQVKIGDFGLATFLHQRKMRSIKGTLEFMAPELFTGKYNELVDIYSFGMCMLEMVTCEYPYSECEGKPWIYKKISEGIKPAVLSKVEDAEVRGFIEICLAPAAERLCASELLKNCFLQKDKPIPAPAPPISVSLVSSVTKDGRQSASFMLWKGEFSLKGDMHVTDHVNLSLRFPDPSGCFKNAEFPFDVDQDTSLSVALEMVDTFGLPQGNMQIIAQLIEVFLLILIPEWVPCIAVGRVVVVPESANSHSYISKRIMNCRQLRLAVLG from the exons ATGGATCCCGTGGAGGCGGAGGAGCAGCAGACGGAGCCGCCGGACGACGAGGCCTACGCCGAGGCAGATCCCACCGGCCGCTTCATCCGG TACGATGAGATCTTGGGATCGGGTGCCGTCAAAACAGT CTACAAGGCCTTCGATAAGCTGGAGGGCGATGAGGTCGCGTGGTGCCAAACACGGATTGATGATTCTGTCATGGGTTCCTCAGAGAAGATGGCACAACTGAATACGGAGATCAGTCTGTTGAAGACGCTGAGGCACAAGAACATTCAGAAGTTGTTTGCCTCATGGATTGATGAGAATAAGAAGACAGTTAACATCATCACAGAGCTCTGCACATCCGGCAGTTTGAGGCA GTTTCGTAAGAAGCACAACAAAGTCGGTATGAAGGCTATGAGAGGATGGGCAATACAGATATTGACAGGGCTGGAATACCTTCACAGTCAAGAGCCGGCGATTATTCATAGGGATTTAAAGTGTGACAACATATTCATAAATGGTCATGATGGACAAGTGAAGATTGGCGACTTTGGTCTGGCGACATTTTTGCATCAACGGAAAATGAGAAGTATCAAAG GCACATTAGAGTTTATGGCACCAGAACTCTTCACTGGGAAATACAATGAGTTGGTGGATATATATTCATTTGGGATGTGCATGCTTGAAATGGTGACATGTGAATATCCATACAGTGAATGCGAAGGCAAGCCATGGATATACAAGAAAATTTCTGAA GGTATAAAACCAGCTGTGCTTTCCAAGGTTGAAGATGCAGAAGTAAGAGGTTTCATAGAAATCTGTTTGGCTCCGGCAGCTGAAAGACTTTGTGCAAGTGAGCTCTTAAAGAACTGTTTCCTCCAGAAAGACAAGCCTATCCCAGCGCCTGCGCCTCCTATTTCAGTCTCTCTGGTCTCGAGTGTGACTAAAGATGGGCGGCAGTCTGCCAGTTTCATGCTATGGAAGGGTGAATTCTCACTGAAAGGCGATATGCATGTCACCGACCATGTTAATTTATCACTAAGATTTCCTGATCCCAGTG GTTGTTTTAAGAATGCCGAGTTCCCGTTCGATGTGGACCAAGATACCAGCCTTTCTGTGGCTCTGGAAATGGTCGACACTTTCGGATTGCCGCAAGGGAACATGCAGATCATAGCGCAGCTGATTGAGGTGTTCTTGCTCATCCTGATCCCTGAATGGGTGCCCTGCATCGCTGTCGGACGGGTGGTTGTGGTTCCTGAGAGTGCAAACAGCCACAGCTACATCTCCAAAAGAATCATGAACTGCAGGCAGCTCAGATTGGCCGTCCTAGGATAG
- the LOC119302612 gene encoding lon protease homolog 2, peroxisomal-like, which translates to MADAPVELPGRLAILPFRNKVLLPGAIVRIRCTNPSSVKLVEQELWQREDKGLIGVLPVRDSEAAAVGSILSPGVGSDSGEGGRRSPGGSGGESTKQDAKSGKEPIHWHSRGVAARALHLSRGVEKPSGRVTYIVVLEGLCRFSVEELNARGSYHVARVSRLDMTKTELEQAEQDPDLIALSRQFKATAMELISVLEQKQKTVGRTKVLLETVPVYRLADIFVASFEISFEEQLAMLDSVDLKVRLSKATELVDRHLQSILVAEKITQKVEGQLSKSQKEFLLRQQMRAIKDELGDNDDDEDDIAALERKMQNAGMPANIWKHAQRELRRLRKMQPQQPGYSSSRAYLELIADLPWQKVSEERELDLRAAKESLDRDHYGLTKVKQRIIEYLAVRKLKPDARGPVLCFVGPPGVGKTSLATSIAKALNRKFIRISLGGVKDEADIRGHRRTYIGSMPGRLIDGLKRVSVNNPVMLLDEIDKTGSDVRGDPASALLEVLDPEQNKTFNDHYLNVPFDLSKVVFVATANRMQPIPPALLDRMEVIELPGYTPEEKLKIAMKHLLPRVLEQHGLSSAYLQIPEAVVKLIIERYTREAGVRNLERNLAALARAAAVKVAELDSTLRLGKEMQPITTTLLDSRLADGGEVEMEVIPMGQDISNTYENSSPMIVDEAMLEKVLGPPRFDDREAADRVSSPGVSVGLVWTSFGGEVQFVEAAAMVGKGDLHLTGQLGDVIKESAQLALTWVRARSADLNLSPTSDINILESRDIHIHFPAGAVPKDGPSAGVTLVTSLVSLFSNRKVRADTAMTGEMTLRGLVLPVGGVKDKVLAAHRYGIKRVILPERNLKDLAEIPAPILAGIEVLLVKRIEEVLGHAFENGFPLRLHSSL; encoded by the exons atggcggacgcGCCGGTGGAGCTGCCGGGCCGGCTCGCCATACTGCCGTTCCGCAACAAGGTGCTCCTCCCGGGCGCCATCGTGCGGATCCGATGCACCAACCCCAGCAG TGTCAAGCTGGTGGAGCAGGAGCTCTGGCAAAGGGAGGACAAGGGTCTGATCGGAGTTCTTCCTGTGCGGGACTCGGAGGCTGCAGCTGTTGGTTCGATCCTGTCGCCTG GCGTGGGCAGTGATTCAGGTGAAGGAGGCCGCAGGTCGCCTGGTGGTTCTGGGGGAGAGTCAACCAAACAGGATGCAAAGAGTGGGAAGGAGCCCATTCACTGGCACAGCCG GGGAGTTGCTGCTAGAGCTCTGCACCTTTCAAGAGGGGTGGAGAAACCAAGTGGAAGGGTTACATACATTGTTGTTCTTGAAGGCTTATGTAGGTTCAGTgttgaagaactcaatgcaagaggGTCGTATCATGTTGCCCGTGTTTCACGACTTGACATGACAAAGACTG AGTTGGAGCAGGCAGAGCAAGACCCAGATCTAATTGCTCTTTCGAGGCAATTTAAAGCAACTGCCATGGAACTAATTTCTGTCTTAGAGCAG AAGCAGAAGACGGTTGGTAGGACTAAGGTGCTACTTGAGACAGTTCCTGTATACAGGCTAGCTGATATTTTTGTTGCTAGCTTTGAAATAAGCTTTGAGGAGCAGCTTGCTATGCTGGATTCAGTTGACTTGAAAGTGAGACTTTCCAAGGCAACAGAACTTGTAGACAGGCACCTGCAG TCAATTCTTGTAGCGGAGAAAATAACACAGAAGGTGGAGGGGCAGCTATCAAAATCCCAAAAAGAATTTCTGCTGCGCCAGCAG ATGAGGGCTATCAAAGACGAACttggtgataatgatgatgatgaagatgacattgCTGCATTGGAAAGGAAGATGCAGAATGCAGGAATGCCAGCTAATATTTGGAAGCATGCCCAAAGGGAGTTGAG GCGCTTGAGGAAGATGCAACCTCAGCAACCTGGATATAGTAGCTCTCGAGCTTATTTGGAACTTATTGCGGACCTTCCTTGGCAAAAAGTAAGTGAAGAAAGGGAACTTGACCTTAGAGCTGCAAAGGAGAGTCTTGATCGTGATCATTACGGGCTGACCAAAGTTAAGCAAAGGATTATTGAGTATTTGGCTGTCCGTAAG CTCAAACCGGATGCCAGAGGTCCAGTGCTGTGTTTTGTGGGGCCACCTGGTGTTGGAAAGACATCTTTGGCTACATCCATAGCAAAGGCCCTAAATAGGAAGTTCATAAGAATCTCTCTTGGTGGTGTAAAGGATGAGGCTGATATTAGGGGCCATCGAAGAACATACATTGGAAGCATGCCAGGGCGCCTCATTGATGGACTAAAG AGGGTATCTGTCAACAACCCAGTGATGCTCCTTGACGAAATTGACAAGACTGGTTCTGATGTACGTGGGGATCCAGCATCAGCACTGCTAGAAGTACTTGACCCTGAGCAGAACAAAACATTCAATGACCA CTATTTGAATGTCCCATTTGACCTGTCAAAGGTTGTATTTGTTGCAACTGCCAACAGGATGCAACCTATTCCCCCTGCCCTGTTAGATAGGATGGAAGTCATTGAGTTACCAGGCTACACGCCTGAAGAAAAGCTGAAAATAGCCATGAAACATCTCCTACCAAGGGTATTGGAACAGCATGGCTTGAGCTCCGCATATCTTCAGATTCCTGAG GCTGTAGTCAAACTTATCATCGAGAGATACACACGGGAAGCTGGTGTGCGTAATCTTGAAAGAAACCTAGCTGCATTGGCTCGTGCAGCTGCTGTCAAGGTTGCAGAGCTAGATAGTACGCTTAGACTTGGCAAGGAAATGCAGCCAATAACTACAACTCTACTGGACTCGAGACTCGCCGATGGTGGTGAAGTTGAAATGGAAGTTATTCCTATGGGCCAGGACATATCAAATACATATGAAAATTCATCACCCATGATTGTTGATGAGGCTATGCTAGAAAAAGTGCTTGGG CCTCCTAGATTTGATGACAGAGAAGCTGCGGATCGGGTGTCATCCCCAGGAGTGTCAGTTGGGCTCGTCTGGACTTCTTTTGGTGGGGAAGTTCAGTTTGTAGAGGCTGCGGCCATGGTGGGTAAGGGTGACTTGCATCTGACAGGACAACTTGGCGATGTAATTAAGGAATCAGCACAGTTAGCTCTGACATGG GTGAGAGCAAGATCTGCTGACCTCAATCTGTCACCTACTTCTGATATTAACATATTGGAGAGCCGTGACATTCACATACATTTTCCTGCTGGTGCTGTGCCGAAGGATGGTCCTTCTGCAGGAGTGACATTGGTAACATCACTGGTGTCATTGTTTAGTAACCGGAAAGTCAGAGCAGACACTGCAATGACAGGAGAGATGACTCTTAGGGGCCTAGTGTTGCCAGTTGGTGGTGTTAAGGATAAG GTGCTTGCTGCGCATCGATATGGCATCAAGAGAGTAATATTACCAGAAAGAAACTTGAAGGACTTGGCTGAGATTCCAGCTCCGATCCTCGCTGGCATTGAG GTTCTGCTCGTGAAGCGCATTGAGGAAGTACTTGGCCATGCTTTTGAGAATGGATTCCCTTTGAGGCTACACTCCAGTCTATAG
- the LOC119302613 gene encoding succinate dehydrogenase subunit 8A, mitochondrial-like: MPPAIWSCEGGGMIYRSWSLLSSTVAIWGGAAAAGLAVVSLSGGKEKFQDYLCREGDRLRRQDRATMASAN, translated from the exons ATGCCTCCTGCAATCTGGAGTTGTGAAGGCGGCGGGATGATCTACCGGAGCTGGTCGCTGCTCTCGTCGACGGTGGCGATCTGGGGCGGTGCCGCCGCCGCAGGGCTCGCCGTCGTCTCCCTCTCTGGCGGCAAG GAAAAGTTTCAGGACTACCTGTGCCGCGAAGGCGATAGGCTGAGGCGGCAGGACAGGGCCACCATGGCCAGCGCCAACTGA